One Thermicanus aegyptius DSM 12793 DNA segment encodes these proteins:
- a CDS encoding ABC transporter permease — MLRKKKDWRLSLLLLPFLLLVTGFLLLPLMRMIWDSFQMDGGGGFTFEQYGISLTNPFYTVAIRNSLLISLLSGLIGLVVGWVAAYSLTRIPGRMRDAFLMFSNMTSNFAGVPLAFAYMILLGNNGLFTLLMKEWGLPIFGSFDLYSWGGLVLVYVYFQVPLAILLLYPSIYGIREEWKEASSLLGASKVQFWIRIGFPILLPGIVGTFSILFANAMGAYATAYALVGGNYNLLAIRIGALVSGDIFARPELASALAVLLGAMMLLAMWINERMMRFVRRDLQ; from the coding sequence ATGCTTAGAAAAAAGAAAGATTGGCGGCTTTCTCTCCTTTTACTCCCTTTCCTTCTGCTCGTCACCGGGTTTCTTCTTCTCCCCCTTATGCGGATGATCTGGGATAGCTTCCAGATGGATGGAGGCGGAGGATTTACCTTTGAGCAATATGGGATTTCCTTAACCAATCCCTTTTATACCGTTGCCATTCGCAATAGTCTCCTCATCTCCCTCCTTTCCGGTCTGATCGGGCTCGTGGTAGGGTGGGTGGCCGCCTATTCGCTCACGCGTATACCGGGTCGTATGCGCGATGCTTTTCTGATGTTTTCCAATATGACCTCCAATTTTGCCGGCGTTCCCTTAGCCTTTGCCTATATGATTTTATTGGGGAACAACGGTCTGTTCACCTTACTCATGAAGGAGTGGGGCCTTCCGATCTTCGGTTCCTTTGATCTCTATTCATGGGGAGGATTGGTGTTGGTTTATGTCTATTTTCAGGTTCCGTTGGCGATTCTCTTGCTCTATCCTTCCATATATGGAATTCGGGAGGAGTGGAAGGAAGCCTCTTCCCTTTTAGGGGCTTCCAAAGTGCAATTCTGGATCCGAATCGGTTTTCCCATTCTGCTTCCGGGAATCGTGGGGACCTTCAGCATTTTGTTCGCCAATGCCATGGGCGCCTATGCGACCGCCTATGCACTGGTGGGCGGCAATTACAACCTGCTCGCCATTCGCATCGGGGCGCTTGTCTCGGGAGATATCTTCGCACGTCCGGAATTGGCCAGTGCCTTAGCCGTCTTGCTTGGGGCGATGATGCTCCTTGCCATGTGGATTAATGAGCGGATGATGCGGTTCGTAAGGAGAGATCTGCAATGA
- a CDS encoding alkaline phosphatase family protein — MSNNRLIMLVIDGLREDACLAHMGYLAHLVEQGIASRYRVRSELPSLSRPLYEVLFTGTPVSVNGITSNQTVRLSNMASLFHLARENGRVTAAAAYYWVSELYNGAPFDYIQDREQEDVEKPIQFGRFYFDDRYPDSHLLIDAEHIRQKHHPDFLLIHPMGVDDTGHRYGGNSKEYHAKVSEMDVILSQFIPKWMELGYQILVTSDHGMNDEGMHGGTGETERMVPLLIISPKVAPGVYTKRISQLQIAPLVCRLLEIPPSPAMKYGEISEFPGLDALK; from the coding sequence ATGTCAAATAATCGCCTGATCATGCTGGTGATTGACGGGTTACGTGAGGATGCCTGCTTGGCCCATATGGGGTATTTGGCTCACCTGGTGGAACAGGGGATCGCCTCCCGCTATCGGGTGAGATCGGAGCTGCCCAGCCTTTCTCGGCCGCTTTACGAAGTGCTCTTTACCGGTACACCGGTCAGCGTGAATGGAATTACTTCAAACCAAACGGTTCGCCTCTCCAACATGGCCAGTCTCTTTCATCTGGCACGGGAGAATGGACGGGTGACGGCGGCTGCGGCTTATTATTGGGTGAGTGAGTTATATAATGGAGCTCCGTTTGATTATATACAGGATCGGGAACAAGAGGATGTGGAAAAACCGATTCAATTTGGCCGTTTTTACTTCGATGATCGATATCCGGATTCCCATTTGCTGATCGACGCGGAGCACATACGGCAAAAGCATCATCCTGATTTTCTCTTGATCCACCCGATGGGCGTAGACGATACAGGGCACCGATATGGAGGTAATTCCAAAGAGTATCATGCGAAAGTGAGCGAAATGGACGTGATTCTGTCCCAATTTATCCCAAAATGGATGGAACTGGGGTATCAGATCTTAGTTACATCGGATCACGGGATGAATGATGAAGGGATGCATGGAGGCACGGGGGAAACGGAGCGTATGGTGCCTTTGTTGATCATCAGTCCGAAGGTGGCCCCGGGTGTCTACACGAAGAGGATCTCCCAGCTGCAGATTGCTCCCCTCGTCTGCCGTCTGCTGGAAATTCCCCCATCGCCGGCGATGAAATACGGAGAGATTTCGGAATTTCCGGGTCTGGACGCTCTAAAATGA
- a CDS encoding ABC transporter substrate-binding protein: MKTLRGLLLLTFVFAFIVSGCGGQTSGNNTTRDVSKNNTLTLQEIEAKAKEEGQIVSVGMPDTWANWKETWEEITQKYGLKHTDTDMSSAEELAKFEAEKNNPTADIGDVGISFGPLAVEKGLVQPYKTSYWDEIPSWAKDSEGYWMVGYTGSIAIITDKDQVQNPPKSWDDILKGNYKVAVGDVTKATQAQMAVLAAALAHGGDEKNIEPGLQFFAELAKQGRLLSTEVSVANFEKGEIPVGFLWDFNALGYRDQIDPKRFEVNIPEEGTVMSGYASVINKYAPHPHAAMLTREYIFSDEGQINLAKGYARPIRDKVKLPEEVAKKLIPSEQYKNAKPVLDYKAWEETAKKLPQLWQEKVLIYVK, from the coding sequence ATGAAAACGCTGAGGGGATTACTGCTGTTGACGTTCGTTTTCGCATTCATCGTAAGCGGATGTGGAGGGCAGACGTCGGGGAACAACACGACGAGGGATGTGAGCAAGAATAACACCCTTACTCTGCAGGAGATTGAAGCGAAGGCGAAGGAGGAAGGTCAGATTGTAAGCGTGGGGATGCCCGATACGTGGGCCAATTGGAAGGAGACATGGGAAGAGATTACACAGAAGTATGGGTTAAAACATACCGACACCGATATGTCGAGCGCCGAGGAATTGGCGAAGTTTGAAGCCGAGAAAAACAACCCCACCGCGGACATCGGGGATGTGGGGATCTCCTTCGGACCGCTTGCCGTGGAGAAGGGACTCGTGCAGCCATACAAAACCTCATATTGGGATGAGATTCCAAGTTGGGCGAAGGATAGTGAAGGATACTGGATGGTGGGGTACACCGGCTCTATTGCGATCATTACGGATAAAGATCAAGTTCAAAATCCACCGAAGTCGTGGGACGATATTCTGAAAGGGAATTATAAGGTAGCGGTGGGAGATGTAACGAAAGCGACACAGGCGCAGATGGCCGTTTTGGCGGCGGCACTTGCTCATGGCGGCGATGAGAAAAATATTGAGCCCGGGCTGCAATTCTTTGCTGAGTTGGCGAAACAGGGACGCCTTTTGAGTACGGAAGTATCCGTGGCGAACTTCGAAAAAGGGGAGATTCCGGTTGGCTTTCTGTGGGACTTCAATGCGTTGGGCTATCGTGATCAAATCGATCCCAAACGGTTTGAGGTGAACATCCCCGAGGAAGGAACCGTCATGAGCGGATATGCCTCCGTGATTAATAAATATGCTCCCCATCCCCATGCGGCGATGTTAACGCGTGAATACATCTTTAGCGATGAAGGACAGATCAATCTGGCCAAGGGGTATGCCCGGCCCATTCGGGACAAGGTGAAACTGCCTGAAGAGGTTGCCAAGAAGCTGATCCCCAGTGAACAATACAAGAATGCAAAACCGGTCTTAGATTATAAAGCCTGGGAGGAGACGGCCAAAAAACTCCCGCAACTTTGGCAAGAGAAGGTATTGATTTATGTCAAATAA
- a CDS encoding IS256 family transposase, with protein sequence MAQYNITLNDEILKDLFSGDKGVAVLLEQVLNQVLQAQATEQLNAEPYERSEDRQGYRNGTRPHPXTTRVGTLVLRVPRLRSGKFSTELFARYQRSEQALLLAMMEMVINGVSTRKVAAITEELCGEEFSKSTVSELCKRLDPVVQGWNERSLKDKEYPFVIVDAMVLKIREDGRVRSRAALIATGVGEDGYREVLGMRIGDSESEASWSAFFGWLKDRGLHGVDIVVSDSHSGLVKALHTQFQGCTWQRCQTHFMRNFLDAVPKSLQEELYGKMRAILDAPDVKTARLLMEQVVKEYSDRARKAVDILESGFDDITAVLELPERYRKRLRTTNGQERLNEEIRRRDRVIRIYPNRDSAIRLLGALLMEIDEKWQSGHRYFDMEDYYVWREERRKKEVAESQQSVRKVS encoded by the coding sequence ATGGCACAATATAATATTACCTTGAACGATGAAATTTTGAAAGATCTATTTTCTGGAGATAAGGGGGTGGCTGTCTTACTAGAACAGGTGCTGAATCAGGTTCTTCAAGCCCAGGCCACTGAGCAGTTGAATGCAGAGCCCTACGAACGGTCTGAAGATCGTCAGGGTTATCGCAATGGTACTCGCCCCCATCCCATNACGACCCGCGTCGGTACGCTGGTATTGCGGGTGCCACGACTCCGTAGCGGCAAGTTTTCCACAGAGCTTTTTGCCCGTTATCAGCGCAGTGAACAGGCACTTTTACTGGCGATGATGGAGATGGTTATTAATGGTGTATCCACAAGGAAGGTAGCCGCTATCACGGAGGAGCTATGTGGAGAAGAGTTTTCCAAGTCTACCGTATCGGAGCTCTGTAAACGATTGGACCCCGTTGTCCAAGGATGGAACGAACGAAGCCTGAAGGACAAGGAATACCCCTTTGTGATCGTGGATGCCATGGTGCTAAAGATTCGTGAGGATGGCAGGGTGCGCTCGAGGGCTGCTTTGATTGCTACTGGTGTGGGTGAAGACGGATACCGTGAAGTGCTAGGAATGCGCATCGGGGATAGCGAGTCTGAAGCCAGTTGGAGTGCGTTTTTCGGCTGGTTGAAGGACCGAGGNCTGCATGGTGTGGATATCGTTGTCTCTGACAGCCACAGCGGGCTTGTGAAAGCCCTACACACCCAGTTTCAAGGCTGTACCTGGCAACGATGCCAAACGCACTTTATGCGCAACTTCTTGGACGCCGTGCCTAAGAGTTTACAGGAGGAGCTGTATGGGAAAATGCGGGCCATCCTTGATGCGCCAGATGTGAAGACAGCCCGTTTGTTGATGGAGCAGGTTGTGAAAGAGTACAGCGATAGAGCACGAAAAGCTGTGGATATCCTCGAGTCGGGCTTTGATGACATCACGGCAGTACTGGAGCTGCCAGAACGGTACAGGAAACGTCTCCGTACTACCAACGGTCAGGAGCGTCTTAATGAGGAAATCCGCAGGCGAGATCGGGTGATTCGAATCTACCCGAATCGAGACTCGGCGATACGGCTTCTAGGTGCCTTGCTGATGGAGATTGACGAGAAATGGCAATCTGGTCACCGGTACTTTGACATGGAAGACTATTACGTCTGGCGGGAGGAGCGTAGGAAGAAGGAGGTGGCGGAGTCACAGCAGAGCGTCCGAAAGGTTAGTTAA